The Halorussus caseinilyticus genome contains a region encoding:
- a CDS encoding DUF6735 family protein — protein sequence MGYRALIAYERPNASHTLHYSHNGALDYQLKHQLTSETPFGGDHPTQWAHDHFEALQSSTETTADAYAVDRQSQTPVNPDPIAVGVSLDEVCSEYLDYLHHEAFYVVSQDFEVTAYRTRWLGLEYDCETVESSETTGNGVLQSVSWRDGEPVDEEYSHGQFQALKDVIGDRVDDGELTPGEARAYIVEKLRTWSPGEIAVIGPLNGVL from the coding sequence ATGGGATATCGCGCACTCATCGCCTACGAACGACCAAACGCATCGCACACCCTCCACTACTCGCACAACGGAGCCCTCGACTACCAGCTGAAACACCAACTCACGTCAGAGACGCCCTTCGGTGGTGACCACCCAACCCAATGGGCTCACGACCACTTCGAAGCCCTGCAATCGAGCACGGAGACGACCGCGGACGCATACGCCGTGGACCGACAGTCACAGACACCAGTCAACCCAGACCCGATTGCCGTGGGTGTCTCGCTGGACGAAGTCTGCTCGGAGTATCTTGACTATCTCCACCACGAAGCCTTCTACGTGGTCTCACAGGACTTCGAAGTGACGGCGTACCGAACCCGGTGGCTTGGCCTTGAGTACGACTGCGAGACCGTCGAGTCCTCGGAGACGACAGGGAATGGTGTCCTCCAGTCCGTCAGTTGGCGGGACGGCGAACCTGTCGACGAGGAGTACAGCCACGGCCAATTCCAAGCGTTGAAAGATGTCATCGGTGACCGCGTTGACGACGGTGAACTCACGCCCGGGGAGGCACGGGCGTACATCGTCGAGAAACTCCGGACGTGGAGTCCTGGCGAGATAGCGGTCATCGGTCCCCTCAACGGCGTGTTGTGA
- a CDS encoding ATP-binding protein, whose product MAYPRFVNREDELEMLHSRFESDTAELLVVYGRRRLGKSALVREAIEDRDDAIYWQATEETPEVQLTNFIETARETFPLIEDIKRDWEALLRVLGRQNAVVVLDEFPYLIESDDTLPSKIQRVWDMHLEETEITLVLVGSSISIMEEKVLSGGSPLYGRRTATIDLPPLELEDARQFYPEDDPDSVIQTWGVFGGTPYYLQALTPSASLTENVQSHVLSEHGVLHNEPEFLLRTEFGIREPQTYYTILRAIAMGKREANEIADFAGIDSNALGSYLSKLRRLRLVERDIPVTANPNSTRKSRYRLKEPLFRFWFRYVYGREGKLAQLGEDAYEQLVETTFSDYMGSMFEIVCQNQLPSLVPKTYQGIGYWWHKHHELDVVGLASDGTLVAGECKYTTREMTEGDLADLERSATHVQWTPPNGGSPDYHYCCFCRSGFSNGLQQTADERDDVSLFTPTDIVESS is encoded by the coding sequence ATGGCTTATCCGCGCTTTGTTAACCGAGAGGACGAACTTGAGATGTTGCACTCACGGTTCGAGAGTGATACCGCAGAATTGCTCGTTGTGTATGGACGTCGCCGACTCGGCAAGAGCGCACTCGTTCGTGAAGCAATCGAAGACCGAGATGACGCAATCTACTGGCAGGCGACCGAGGAGACCCCGGAAGTACAACTTACGAACTTCATTGAGACTGCCCGTGAGACATTTCCGCTGATTGAGGACATCAAGCGAGACTGGGAAGCACTCCTCCGAGTTCTCGGACGTCAAAATGCAGTTGTCGTTCTTGACGAATTCCCATATCTTATCGAATCGGATGATACGCTGCCCTCGAAGATTCAGCGTGTGTGGGACATGCACCTCGAAGAAACTGAGATAACGCTCGTTCTCGTTGGCTCATCGATCAGTATCATGGAAGAGAAGGTACTGAGTGGTGGAAGTCCACTCTATGGTCGGCGGACAGCCACGATTGATTTGCCACCACTCGAACTTGAAGATGCACGCCAATTCTATCCGGAAGACGACCCGGATTCGGTCATTCAGACATGGGGGGTTTTCGGAGGTACTCCGTACTACTTGCAGGCGCTCACTCCGTCTGCATCACTCACTGAGAACGTGCAATCACATGTGCTCTCAGAACATGGCGTGCTCCATAACGAGCCAGAGTTTCTGTTACGAACGGAGTTTGGGATTCGTGAGCCTCAGACCTACTACACAATCCTCAGAGCGATCGCCATGGGCAAGCGTGAAGCGAATGAGATTGCTGACTTCGCTGGCATCGATTCGAACGCACTCGGGTCATACCTCTCGAAGCTCCGGCGACTCCGATTGGTTGAACGAGATATTCCGGTAACGGCGAACCCGAACTCGACTCGGAAAAGCCGGTATCGACTGAAAGAACCGTTGTTCCGCTTCTGGTTTCGATACGTCTACGGGCGAGAAGGGAAACTCGCACAACTTGGCGAGGACGCCTACGAACAACTCGTTGAGACGACGTTCTCGGACTACATGGGATCAATGTTCGAGATCGTCTGCCAGAATCAACTCCCGTCGTTAGTCCCGAAAACATATCAGGGGATCGGCTACTGGTGGCACAAACATCATGAACTTGACGTTGTCGGGTTGGCGAGCGACGGGACGCTCGTCGCTGGTGAGTGCAAATACACGACCCGAGAAATGACAGAAGGCGATTTAGCCGACCTCGAACGAAGTGCAACACACGTCCAGTGGACGCCACCGAACGGCGGGTCGCCCGACTACCACTACTGCTGTTTCTGTCGGTCTGGCTTCTCAAATGGACTTCAACAGACTGCAGACGAGCGAGATGATGTCTCGCTGTTCACACCCACCGATATCGTAGAATCTAGTTAA
- a CDS encoding IS1595 family transposase yields MSSAQPAFGAMFRELIELGAVEIDTEPLDARIEQRLKEFWENTSCPRCGHTAVQTWPHLDRVWCRDCNFKPVYTYGTPFHEKHLTTGEVLLAFTLYADTLLSINQIAPLLGRAYKTIHTAIREVEAAIHRGFPVVWSLLNQTIDGPIQVDESGEVCSGYKGQEPPRHSRSRGGSSQRGRSRWRGRHGDQLTLVAACRDSLRVIRGQLGIDYDGDLEPVIQAAEDLSQPLGEVWTDGLQAYREMERDHRTVVHKERYVSPDGVHINQAECLFSLVQPWLRKFRGLSKQGLEQAARTFGIVRSLILAGKSVDSTIDCLVIGTFRNST; encoded by the coding sequence ATGTCGTCTGCTCAGCCAGCGTTCGGCGCAATGTTTCGAGAGCTGATCGAGCTGGGCGCCGTCGAGATCGACACCGAGCCGCTCGATGCCCGCATCGAGCAGCGACTCAAGGAATTCTGGGAGAACACGTCCTGTCCACGGTGCGGACACACCGCTGTTCAAACGTGGCCGCATCTCGACCGCGTGTGGTGCCGAGACTGCAACTTCAAGCCGGTCTACACCTACGGAACGCCGTTCCACGAGAAGCACCTCACCACAGGAGAGGTGCTTCTCGCGTTCACGCTCTACGCCGATACGTTGCTCAGTATCAACCAGATCGCGCCGTTGCTCGGGCGAGCCTACAAAACCATTCACACGGCGATTCGGGAGGTGGAAGCCGCGATCCATCGCGGCTTCCCCGTCGTCTGGAGCCTCCTCAACCAAACCATCGACGGACCGATACAAGTCGACGAATCTGGTGAGGTCTGTTCGGGCTACAAAGGACAAGAGCCGCCGCGGCACAGCCGTTCTCGCGGCGGCTCGTCCCAGAGAGGCCGATCACGCTGGCGAGGGCGTCACGGTGATCAACTGACGCTCGTCGCGGCGTGCCGCGACTCGCTTCGCGTGATCCGCGGCCAACTCGGCATCGACTACGACGGTGATCTTGAGCCAGTGATTCAGGCGGCTGAAGACCTCTCCCAGCCACTGGGAGAGGTCTGGACCGACGGTCTCCAAGCCTACCGAGAGATGGAGCGTGACCATCGAACCGTCGTGCACAAGGAACGGTACGTATCGCCCGACGGCGTCCACATTAACCAGGCTGAGTGCCTGTTTTCGCTTGTTCAACCATGGCTGCGGAAGTTCCGCGGCCTGTCCAAGCAGGGCTTGGAACAGGCCGCTCGCACCTTCGGCATTGTTCGCTCACTCATCCTGGCTGGCAAATCCGTCGACTCAACCATTGATTGTCTCGTTATCGGGACTTTCCGCAATTCTACATAA
- a CDS encoding DUF7342 family protein: MDTSARVRHVALTQTEPRTAEWVAREADVPREIAVTYLEQMVEQGNLEVVETAEERSYKLDRVTQFLREVRELAETHPLDELSRELNAIGEEIDTWKDTYEVESLTELRQSVSRDDFDSEGRRERLEIIDEWAYNIEMHEALQLAISLKNSLTTLGVKSPPEESSTKHPHRR, from the coding sequence ATGGATACGTCAGCACGTGTCCGTCATGTCGCGCTAACGCAGACTGAGCCACGTACTGCGGAGTGGGTTGCTAGGGAGGCAGACGTCCCACGCGAGATTGCTGTGACGTATCTTGAGCAGATGGTCGAACAAGGCAATCTGGAGGTCGTCGAGACGGCCGAGGAACGGAGTTACAAGCTAGATCGCGTCACGCAGTTCCTCCGTGAGGTCCGTGAACTTGCAGAAACACACCCACTCGACGAACTCTCACGGGAACTCAACGCAATTGGCGAGGAGATTGATACATGGAAGGACACCTACGAGGTTGAGTCACTCACAGAACTGCGCCAGAGCGTCAGCCGTGACGACTTCGATAGTGAGGGTCGACGTGAACGCCTCGAAATTATCGACGAGTGGGCGTACAATATCGAGATGCATGAAGCATTGCAACTCGCAATCAGCCTCAAGAATTCGCTCACGACACTCGGAGTTAAGTCGCCTCCCGAAGAGTCATCCACGAAACACCCGCATAGAAGATAG
- a CDS encoding ribbon-helix-helix protein, CopG family yields the protein MTETITERVQEISEVRGLSKSEIFEQAFERGVEILWIDVVLSQYLDGEIDRDTAIELVGRDQIKRAEREVEAVEDDVQWGLDA from the coding sequence ATGACGGAGACCATCACGGAGCGTGTTCAGGAGATTTCTGAGGTACGAGGTCTCTCCAAGTCCGAGATTTTCGAACAGGCCTTCGAGCGTGGTGTCGAGATCCTTTGGATAGACGTCGTACTATCCCAGTATTTGGATGGCGAAATTGACCGAGACACCGCAATCGAACTTGTCGGTCGAGACCAAATCAAGCGTGCAGAACGCGAAGTTGAAGCAGTCGAGGATGATGTCCAGTGGGGCCTCGATGCATGA
- a CDS encoding transcriptional regulator: MTTLHITVGDRAQLREDTLNFIQHAKEDELEASDERAVLQFGTYDDFVDSLTPLRLELIKAIANDQPESMREAARLVDRDVSDVHSDLKHLEVLGILELKEGGPGGAIQPVVPFDKIEMHIDYPLLEDGDTESTPASAD, translated from the coding sequence ATGACTACACTCCACATCACCGTCGGCGACCGAGCACAGCTCCGTGAGGACACCCTCAACTTCATCCAACACGCCAAAGAAGACGAGTTAGAAGCGAGCGACGAACGTGCCGTCCTCCAGTTTGGCACCTACGATGATTTCGTCGACAGCCTCACGCCACTCCGGCTTGAACTCATCAAAGCAATTGCGAACGACCAACCTGAGAGTATGCGTGAGGCCGCCCGCCTTGTCGACCGGGATGTGTCCGATGTTCATTCAGATTTGAAGCACTTGGAGGTACTCGGGATTCTCGAACTCAAAGAGGGCGGCCCTGGTGGTGCAATCCAGCCAGTTGTGCCCTTCGACAAAATCGAGATGCACATCGACTACCCTCTCCTTGAGGACGGGGATACAGAGAGTACACCCGCAAGCGCAGACTAA
- a CDS encoding DUF7437 domain-containing protein, whose product MDFELVDMTHPQQNRVLPDGGIDIRDPPPTDMLNEETLTPEALARNAPGLETVVELLNQPALARVYVYVCYWGPVTPPEVMDNLDLSKSTTYEYVDRLVDLGLIDRDGSTRPQQLTAEPLVLVEQQLPIIITPTVLHAFALQEVDEDVAYFVDRHGIGKLVAALRGAGLHFAGKTTQRMVASDIDVRDADAMLIVYALVPALAVGRDHDPYFEYLFPDVHDQMDLPDPKETETTPAEPQDDEREE is encoded by the coding sequence ATGGACTTTGAACTAGTAGATATGACTCACCCACAGCAAAACCGCGTTCTTCCAGACGGAGGGATTGACATCCGAGACCCACCCCCAACCGACATGTTGAATGAGGAGACGCTGACACCGGAAGCGCTTGCCAGAAACGCCCCTGGATTAGAGACCGTTGTCGAGCTTCTCAATCAGCCAGCACTCGCCCGTGTGTACGTGTACGTCTGCTATTGGGGGCCAGTTACGCCACCAGAGGTCATGGATAATCTCGACCTCTCGAAATCAACCACCTACGAATACGTCGACCGACTGGTTGACCTCGGACTTATCGACCGTGATGGGTCGACTCGGCCCCAGCAGTTGACTGCCGAGCCACTCGTTCTTGTTGAACAACAGCTCCCGATCATCATCACGCCAACTGTGCTCCACGCCTTTGCGCTCCAGGAGGTCGACGAAGACGTCGCGTACTTTGTGGACCGCCATGGCATCGGCAAACTCGTCGCGGCACTCCGTGGCGCAGGACTCCACTTCGCAGGGAAGACCACCCAACGGATGGTTGCGAGCGATATCGACGTGCGGGACGCCGACGCGATGCTGATCGTGTACGCGCTAGTGCCCGCGCTCGCAGTGGGACGTGACCACGACCCCTACTTCGAATACCTCTTCCCTGATGTCCACGACCAGATGGACCTTCCCGACCCCAAGGAGACGGAGACGACGCCAGCGGAACCACAGGACGACGAGCGAGAAGAATAG
- a CDS encoding helicase HerA domain-containing protein, which produces MKREYLRVTPTSEELPASNVSTVLASLHKLTTEETSGLLEKVNPLKSTQPLRFEFLAISEGRDAPVEFYYGADDHLDILERRLRSIYPSTFDINRVKIDPATKLIPPTEYEREEFRESLDSGQLLYEFSEDEQVESDPDTTTEPDSNAVDTSAELSESTEANIDSDADTVVETETGLFQIDAQETGSEGFLPTSVRKPTLTTDGTILARQAIDYLQPIGVRWRGVATRKDDWMTTLTHDTDSESTTSDSTSESTGTPLAVLIDELSSSEHPIGFQALFQRRPSWVSDAELRQEDLKDGRDTWSQRWIGPLLESESIDTEDRELGETVENRIERISEKNPKRTFTVNLRAVTVPTSEDATAKLESKMESLAPVFDPLDGKFYEVEGQRFRHAGWRQKTKTKNARKALKRILDRELLTDSGKTRPDLVLNADELANFILVPSSEQLSVEGIRGTRAEQRSRNPLPRPHPDLMREFRDGMAIGYALDEDGEPEDTPVHIPSSLLPVHYGIYGTTGSGKSILASNSSLSLYENTSGPTILIDRKGDGMATNYMRAHARRFGMTDLEENVIHFDIPNTLPGFSFFNLTSSLANGRRRVDAVQRKADHYEEILKLAMGEDKYDRVTVSNNLMKTLIKALFDEEHGRENGVYRESVDYFAHRQLENAVDQLQNAGPPNPDFEQAPQSSDEEDTRMIRRQLDLDERAFKNVVGGVGNRLAYISQNSHLRRVFNNTENRFDFRDILDEDTVIIFDLGDLRDDGAHLMTGLILSNLQDALKERKQNVGQYPDDYVVNLFIDEAASLVVSDIMNDLLEKGRSFRLSVGLAMQFPEQIESAGGRRMYLNVLNNIGSSLVGNVNVDRELARAMAHEEMDPDDFANRIRSLPRGEWIANLPSPTFGKTGPYPFSLKPLPIPAGHPESDHPLTPREEQQFTETLSAIHERVQEEYGVPETTGEPRTDTPAELHEILDISDDELDVAISKVVRGIQLREDVREENGWVAVETVDDELRYLFEDVDADAPSYEELATIRQRSRFLETTVDIDIDEIVIRLTEAGEDIATPDTGSVQAAGGSDHDDALLEIEAELTALGFTVTILSQDGNEKPDARATHPDIEETFAIEVETTTPENPVKVLTNFQKAQKTAEIPLFIVRPGSSKTAWAERVEGILSPPVRHLQSGETQFYTHDSNLTFNGGATEDGGVTAVRPIAEETDTNRTVWLQEDDAIILRDETETEHLRTSSLASVTKDRVPAIYSYDQTANEYLVHARGETSTYESKVAFKEDWVPVKKPFVPEDELPHSTYGNDAYGIIILPMDGDPVFYKNGTTSSTQSLLDTSFTVGSPDSLENGTQSGQTLETTEPETPDEPTSDDFEVSATPLQDENWKEDPDAAIGRFAAECVREDEAESVTSAEVYTVYETWADTHDVDPDSKSWFGRRLGNHVTFERTTERKGGSQVRCYDGIALQQQEEEDE; this is translated from the coding sequence ATGAAACGCGAATACCTTCGCGTGACACCAACCTCCGAGGAACTTCCAGCCAGCAACGTCTCAACGGTCCTCGCCAGCCTTCACAAATTGACGACTGAAGAGACATCTGGCCTTCTTGAGAAAGTTAATCCCCTCAAATCAACACAGCCACTTCGCTTCGAGTTTCTGGCGATTAGTGAAGGACGGGACGCTCCCGTCGAGTTCTACTACGGGGCAGACGACCATCTCGATATTCTCGAACGACGGCTTCGCTCTATCTATCCGTCGACGTTCGACATCAACCGGGTCAAGATCGACCCCGCGACAAAGCTCATTCCACCAACTGAATACGAACGCGAAGAGTTCAGAGAGAGCCTCGATAGTGGTCAATTGCTCTACGAGTTTTCCGAGGACGAGCAGGTCGAGAGTGACCCAGACACCACCACTGAGCCTGATTCGAACGCCGTAGATACCTCCGCGGAACTATCGGAATCGACTGAAGCTAATATCGATTCAGACGCCGATACCGTGGTCGAGACCGAGACAGGTCTCTTCCAAATCGACGCTCAAGAGACGGGGTCCGAGGGTTTTCTACCGACCTCGGTTCGGAAACCAACACTCACGACGGATGGCACGATTCTGGCTCGCCAAGCGATTGACTACCTCCAACCGATAGGTGTGCGGTGGCGTGGTGTCGCCACCCGGAAAGACGACTGGATGACGACGCTTACCCACGACACCGACTCCGAGTCCACGACATCCGACTCGACAAGTGAGTCGACGGGAACACCGCTAGCGGTGCTCATTGACGAGCTAAGTAGCTCCGAGCATCCGATTGGATTCCAAGCGCTCTTCCAGCGCCGACCGAGTTGGGTTTCGGACGCAGAGCTTCGACAAGAGGACCTGAAAGACGGTCGGGATACATGGAGTCAGCGATGGATTGGACCACTACTCGAAAGTGAATCCATCGATACGGAAGACCGAGAATTAGGTGAGACTGTGGAGAACCGCATTGAGCGGATCTCCGAGAAGAACCCAAAGCGAACGTTCACGGTCAACCTACGAGCAGTCACAGTCCCAACGAGCGAGGATGCCACGGCGAAACTAGAGTCGAAGATGGAGTCGCTCGCCCCAGTCTTCGACCCGCTTGATGGGAAATTCTACGAGGTTGAAGGCCAGCGATTCCGCCACGCTGGCTGGCGACAGAAGACCAAAACGAAGAACGCTCGCAAGGCCCTCAAACGCATTCTCGACCGAGAACTCCTGACGGATAGCGGAAAGACCCGGCCCGACCTCGTGTTGAATGCAGACGAACTAGCGAACTTCATTCTCGTTCCATCGAGTGAACAACTCAGCGTCGAAGGAATCAGAGGAACACGGGCGGAACAACGGAGTCGCAATCCACTCCCACGTCCACACCCGGATTTGATGCGTGAGTTCCGTGATGGAATGGCGATCGGCTACGCGCTTGACGAAGACGGTGAACCCGAAGACACCCCCGTACACATTCCGTCGAGCCTGTTGCCAGTCCACTACGGCATATATGGAACAACAGGGTCAGGAAAGTCAATTTTAGCGAGTAACAGTTCTCTCTCGCTATACGAGAACACGAGCGGGCCGACCATTCTCATCGACCGGAAAGGAGACGGGATGGCCACGAACTACATGCGTGCCCATGCCCGCCGGTTCGGAATGACAGATCTTGAAGAGAACGTGATTCACTTCGATATCCCGAATACACTCCCCGGCTTCTCGTTTTTCAACCTCACCTCCTCGCTAGCAAACGGCCGACGGCGTGTCGATGCTGTCCAACGCAAGGCCGACCACTACGAAGAGATTCTGAAGCTCGCAATGGGCGAAGACAAATATGACCGAGTCACCGTGTCGAACAACCTGATGAAGACTCTTATCAAGGCGCTCTTTGACGAGGAACACGGCCGTGAGAACGGTGTTTACCGAGAGTCAGTCGACTATTTCGCCCACCGGCAACTGGAAAACGCCGTTGACCAACTTCAGAATGCAGGGCCACCGAACCCCGACTTTGAGCAGGCTCCCCAGTCAAGCGATGAGGAAGACACCCGGATGATTCGACGGCAACTCGACCTTGATGAGCGTGCGTTCAAGAACGTAGTTGGTGGTGTCGGGAATCGTCTTGCGTATATCTCGCAGAATAGCCATCTGCGCCGGGTGTTCAATAACACCGAGAATCGATTCGACTTTCGGGATATCCTTGACGAGGATACGGTCATCATATTCGACCTTGGCGATTTGCGCGACGACGGTGCGCACTTGATGACTGGCCTGATACTGAGTAATCTCCAAGATGCGCTCAAAGAACGCAAGCAGAACGTTGGCCAGTATCCGGATGATTACGTAGTTAACCTGTTCATTGATGAGGCGGCATCACTCGTGGTCTCCGACATCATGAATGACCTCCTGGAAAAAGGACGGAGTTTCCGGCTTTCGGTTGGGTTGGCGATGCAGTTCCCCGAACAAATCGAATCAGCAGGCGGTCGGCGAATGTACTTGAACGTCCTCAACAACATCGGGAGTTCGCTCGTCGGGAACGTCAACGTCGACCGAGAGTTAGCCCGAGCGATGGCTCACGAGGAGATGGACCCGGACGACTTCGCCAACCGGATTCGGTCGCTCCCCCGTGGTGAATGGATCGCCAACTTGCCAAGTCCGACATTTGGGAAGACCGGTCCGTATCCGTTCAGTCTTAAACCCCTCCCGATTCCAGCAGGCCATCCCGAGAGTGACCACCCGCTCACACCACGAGAAGAACAACAGTTCACCGAGACGCTGTCGGCAATACATGAACGCGTTCAGGAGGAATACGGGGTTCCCGAAACTACTGGTGAGCCACGTACAGACACACCTGCGGAACTTCACGAAATCCTCGACATAAGTGACGACGAGTTGGATGTCGCTATCTCGAAGGTCGTGCGAGGTATCCAACTTCGAGAGGACGTTCGGGAGGAGAATGGATGGGTGGCAGTCGAAACAGTCGATGATGAACTCCGGTATTTGTTCGAGGATGTCGACGCGGACGCACCATCGTACGAGGAACTAGCGACAATTCGCCAGCGCTCGCGGTTCCTCGAGACAACCGTCGACATCGATATCGACGAGATTGTCATCCGACTCACCGAGGCGGGTGAAGACATAGCGACCCCGGATACTGGAAGCGTCCAAGCCGCCGGAGGAAGTGACCACGACGATGCACTCCTCGAAATCGAGGCGGAATTGACGGCGCTCGGGTTCACCGTCACGATACTCTCTCAAGACGGAAATGAGAAACCCGACGCACGAGCGACCCACCCGGACATCGAGGAGACGTTCGCAATCGAGGTCGAGACGACAACACCAGAGAACCCCGTAAAGGTGCTGACGAATTTCCAGAAAGCCCAGAAGACAGCGGAAATACCGCTGTTCATCGTTCGTCCCGGTTCGTCGAAAACGGCCTGGGCCGAACGAGTTGAAGGAATTCTCTCTCCACCAGTCAGACACCTCCAGAGTGGTGAAACACAATTCTACACGCACGACTCTAACCTCACGTTCAACGGTGGTGCGACCGAAGACGGCGGAGTGACTGCCGTCCGTCCTATCGCAGAAGAAACTGATACAAACCGCACGGTTTGGCTGCAGGAGGATGATGCAATCATCCTCCGGGACGAGACTGAAACAGAGCATCTCCGAACGTCGTCGCTTGCGTCCGTAACTAAAGACCGAGTACCAGCGATATACAGCTACGACCAGACTGCAAACGAGTACCTCGTCCACGCTCGCGGCGAGACATCTACCTACGAGTCAAAAGTCGCATTTAAGGAGGACTGGGTTCCCGTCAAAAAGCCGTTCGTCCCCGAGGATGAGCTTCCACACTCAACCTACGGGAATGATGCGTACGGAATCATAATTCTCCCGATGGACGGTGACCCGGTGTTCTACAAAAACGGTACAACGAGTTCAACCCAATCCCTGCTCGACACATCGTTTACCGTTGGCTCTCCAGACTCTCTTGAGAATGGAACCCAGTCTGGTCAGACTCTAGAGACTACAGAACCGGAGACACCGGATGAACCTACTTCTGACGACTTTGAGGTGTCTGCAACTCCTTTACAGGATGAGAACTGGAAGGAAGATCCGGACGCCGCAATCGGGCGCTTTGCAGCCGAATGTGTCCGTGAGGACGAAGCCGAATCAGTCACCTCTGCAGAGGTGTACACGGTCTACGAAACGTGGGCTGACACCCATGATGTAGATCCGGACTCAAAGAGTTGGTTCGGTCGTCGTCTCGGCAATCACGTGACCTTCGAGCGAACAACTGAGCGGAAAGGTGGGTCACAAGTGCGGTGCTACGATGGCATCGCACTCCAACAACAGGAGGAAGAAGATGAATAG